One genomic region from Spirosoma sp. KCTC 42546 encodes:
- a CDS encoding SDR family oxidoreductase, whose amino-acid sequence MSILNQFSLEGKTALVTGSNTGLGQAMAIALAEAGANIIGTSNSGVINGGDTEKAVTALGRTFDGYQVDLSDRDALYQFINAVKAAHSIDILVNNAGTILRKPVAEHPDEWWDKVIAVNLDAQFILAREFGKDMIVRGSGKIIFTCSLLSFQGGINVPGYTASKSAVAGLVKAFSNEWASKGVNVNGIAPGYIATNNTEALRADPDRSKSILDRIPAGRWGEPNDFKGPIVFLASDASAYVHGTILTVDGGWMGR is encoded by the coding sequence ATGAGTATTTTAAACCAATTCAGCCTTGAAGGTAAAACGGCCTTGGTGACCGGGAGTAATACCGGATTAGGACAAGCGATGGCTATTGCGCTGGCCGAAGCTGGGGCCAATATTATTGGCACATCCAATTCCGGTGTCATCAACGGGGGAGACACCGAAAAAGCCGTCACGGCCCTTGGTCGCACGTTCGACGGGTATCAGGTTGATCTTTCAGATCGGGATGCTCTGTATCAGTTTATCAACGCCGTAAAAGCAGCCCATTCCATTGATATTTTAGTCAACAATGCGGGGACAATTCTGCGCAAACCCGTTGCCGAACACCCCGATGAATGGTGGGATAAGGTGATCGCGGTCAATCTAGATGCGCAATTTATTCTGGCCAGAGAGTTTGGGAAGGACATGATTGTCAGAGGGTCGGGCAAAATTATATTTACCTGTTCGCTATTGAGCTTCCAGGGCGGCATCAATGTGCCGGGTTATACCGCCAGCAAAAGTGCCGTAGCCGGTCTAGTTAAGGCATTTTCGAACGAATGGGCGTCTAAAGGCGTGAATGTGAATGGCATTGCACCGGGTTACATTGCCACCAACAATACCGAAGCCCTACGTGCCGATCCTGATCGGTCCAAATCGATTCTGGATCGTATTCCCGCCGGGCGCTGGGGCGAACCTAACGATTTCAAAGGGCCAATCGTATTCCTGGCCTCGGACGCAAGTGCCTATGTCCATGGCACCATCCTGACGGTCGACGGGGGCTGGATGGGGCGCTAG
- a CDS encoding DUF1553 domain-containing protein, with translation MEKPAAIAKLADKLPETVDYNLHVKPILSDKCFFCHGPDKNSQKAGLELATPEGAMAALKKAKGKHAIVPGDLANSEVYHRIITADEHEMMPPKASNRVLSDYEKAVLIKWIEQGAEYKPHWALIKPQKLDLPTVTDARWPKNGIDNFVLQKMEEKGLKPAPEADKETLLRRVSLDLTGLPPTLAELDAFLADTSPNAYEKVVNRLLESPHYGEKMAVDWLDLARYADTHGYTVDRYRPMWPWRDWVIKSFNQNQPFSQFLTWQLAGDLLPQPSREQRLATGFNRNHSQNTEGGIINEEFRVEYVADRTNTLGTAMLGITVECARCHDHKFDPISQKDYYSLFAFFNNVDEAGQISWDDAMPVPTMLLSEKKQDSLLTFIDTKIKSAETALNQTKQAEQTAFTQWQANTGNNIAFDLRKGLQARFTFDKLVDGKFVSDVSSTDKGTVLEPVLAAGKFGQAFHSNGDDILNLGKVGVFNRSQPFSIGVWVNIPNNLNKGVILHKGQGDILYNFRGYFLNIRDGKAELLMAHTWPYNSIIKVSQQRLPKQTWVQLTMTYDGSSKASGLKLYIDGKEAAMVTEKDNLYKDIIWPKGKHMGKDQPGLQVGADMRGTGFKNGLVDELVVYSRELTAPEVALLPISTGVTSPIPVKKPDTKTLFPYYLANVSASYQHQRDELLKLRAERNRVVEEIPEIMVMEDMKTPRPTYLLKRGVYDAHGERVRPDVPASILPFSPEFPRNRLGLAKWLLHPDNPLTARVVVNRYWQTYFGTGLQKSSNNFGNQGGLPTHPELLDWLAINFRESGWNVKAMQKLIVLSATYRQSSRGTREGLAKDPENTWLSRGPLSRLTAEMIRDNALAASGLLSTKMGGPSVKPYQPEGLWAVNSETYEQDKGEGLYRRSLYTFWRRTNPPPSMNTFDAPSRSYCVVQRQKTSTPLQALILLNDPQFVEAAKVVAERSMSQSKPLPDRLMEVFRLLTSRKPRPKELAILTRLYEQEYQTFRKSPAKMQGWLQAGEHKSTGISDLPALAAGAVVASTVMNSEAFVTKH, from the coding sequence GTGGAGAAACCCGCAGCCATTGCAAAGCTGGCGGATAAGCTTCCTGAAACCGTCGATTATAACCTCCACGTCAAGCCCATCCTTTCCGACAAATGTTTCTTTTGCCACGGCCCGGACAAAAACAGCCAGAAGGCAGGTTTAGAACTGGCTACGCCAGAAGGTGCCATGGCCGCGCTGAAAAAAGCCAAAGGCAAACACGCCATTGTACCCGGCGATCTGGCCAATAGTGAAGTTTATCACCGCATCATCACCGCCGATGAACATGAGATGATGCCGCCCAAAGCCTCGAACCGCGTTTTGTCGGATTACGAAAAAGCGGTGCTCATCAAATGGATTGAGCAGGGAGCCGAATACAAACCGCACTGGGCCCTCATTAAACCCCAGAAACTGGACTTGCCAACTGTGACTGACGCACGCTGGCCCAAAAACGGGATTGACAACTTCGTGCTCCAAAAAATGGAGGAAAAAGGATTAAAACCCGCTCCCGAAGCCGACAAAGAAACACTGCTCCGACGGGTCTCACTCGATCTTACCGGCCTCCCGCCTACCCTTGCCGAACTGGACGCTTTTCTGGCCGATACTTCACCAAACGCCTACGAAAAAGTGGTTAATCGGCTGTTGGAATCGCCCCATTACGGGGAGAAAATGGCCGTCGACTGGCTCGATCTGGCCCGTTATGCCGATACACATGGCTACACCGTTGACCGCTACCGACCTATGTGGCCCTGGCGCGATTGGGTCATAAAATCATTTAACCAGAATCAGCCGTTTAGCCAGTTTCTGACCTGGCAATTGGCGGGCGATCTCCTCCCCCAGCCCAGCCGCGAACAACGCCTGGCTACGGGCTTCAATCGCAACCATTCTCAAAATACGGAGGGCGGCATTATTAACGAAGAGTTTCGGGTGGAATACGTTGCCGACCGTACCAACACGTTGGGCACCGCCATGCTGGGCATAACCGTAGAATGCGCCCGCTGCCACGACCATAAGTTCGATCCTATTTCGCAGAAGGATTATTACAGCCTGTTTGCCTTTTTCAATAACGTAGACGAAGCCGGTCAAATCTCCTGGGACGATGCCATGCCCGTGCCCACAATGCTCCTCTCTGAGAAAAAACAGGACAGCCTGCTCACGTTTATCGACACTAAAATAAAATCGGCTGAAACCGCACTGAATCAAACGAAACAGGCCGAACAAACTGCTTTTACCCAATGGCAGGCAAACACTGGCAACAACATCGCGTTCGATCTACGTAAAGGTTTGCAGGCCCGGTTCACCTTTGATAAGCTGGTGGATGGAAAGTTTGTTAGTGACGTTTCATCCACCGACAAAGGCACTGTACTTGAGCCGGTTTTGGCAGCGGGCAAATTCGGCCAGGCGTTTCATTCCAATGGCGATGATATTCTGAACCTTGGCAAGGTGGGTGTTTTCAACCGGTCGCAGCCGTTTTCGATTGGTGTGTGGGTAAACATTCCCAACAACCTCAACAAAGGCGTCATTCTGCACAAAGGCCAGGGCGATATTCTGTATAATTTCCGGGGTTATTTTCTGAATATCCGCGATGGAAAAGCCGAACTCCTGATGGCCCACACCTGGCCTTACAACAGCATCATTAAGGTGAGCCAGCAACGGCTACCGAAGCAAACATGGGTTCAGTTGACGATGACCTACGATGGATCGAGTAAGGCATCTGGCCTGAAGCTCTACATCGATGGAAAAGAGGCCGCGATGGTGACCGAAAAAGATAATCTCTACAAAGACATCATCTGGCCCAAAGGCAAACATATGGGGAAAGATCAACCCGGTTTGCAGGTCGGGGCCGATATGCGGGGAACGGGTTTTAAGAATGGGCTGGTCGATGAACTGGTTGTGTACAGTCGTGAACTCACCGCGCCAGAAGTAGCTCTATTGCCCATATCAACGGGTGTTACGTCGCCTATACCAGTCAAAAAACCGGATACTAAGACCCTGTTTCCCTACTACTTAGCTAACGTATCGGCGTCTTATCAGCATCAACGCGATGAACTGCTGAAACTTCGGGCCGAGCGCAACCGGGTTGTCGAAGAGATACCGGAGATTATGGTGATGGAGGACATGAAAACACCGCGCCCTACCTACCTGCTCAAGCGGGGGGTGTACGATGCCCACGGCGAACGGGTTCGTCCTGATGTTCCCGCCAGTATCCTCCCCTTCTCACCCGAATTTCCCCGCAATCGGCTTGGCCTGGCGAAATGGTTGCTACACCCTGATAATCCACTCACAGCCCGCGTCGTGGTTAATCGCTACTGGCAGACTTATTTCGGAACGGGGCTTCAGAAATCGTCCAATAATTTCGGAAATCAGGGCGGCTTGCCCACCCACCCCGAACTACTCGACTGGCTGGCCATTAACTTTAGAGAGTCGGGATGGAATGTAAAGGCGATGCAAAAGCTGATCGTACTATCAGCAACTTATCGACAATCGTCCCGTGGCACGCGGGAAGGCCTGGCGAAAGATCCCGAAAACACCTGGTTATCACGTGGCCCACTGTCAAGACTAACCGCCGAAATGATTCGGGACAATGCGCTTGCGGCCAGCGGATTGCTGTCAACAAAAATGGGTGGGCCGAGCGTTAAACCCTACCAGCCCGAAGGTCTGTGGGCCGTCAACAGTGAAACGTATGAGCAGGACAAAGGCGAAGGTCTGTATCGGCGGAGTCTCTACACATTCTGGCGTCGGACAAACCCGCCCCCGAGTATGAATACCTTCGATGCGCCGTCCCGCAGCTACTGCGTGGTACAACGGCAGAAAACCAGTACGCCTTTGCAAGCGCTGATTCTGCTCAACGACCCTCAGTTTGTAGAAGCCGCCAAAGTGGTTGCCGAACGATCAATGAGCCAGTCCAAACCCCTACCGGACCGACTCATGGAGGTATTCCGGCTTTTGACCAGTCGGAAACCCCGGCCCAAAGAACTGGCGATTTTAACCCGACTCTACGAGCAGGAATACCAGACGTTCAGGAAAAGTCCGGCCAAAATGCAGGGCTGGTTGCAGGCTGGTGAGCATAAATCAACAGGCATTAGCGACCTACCAGCCTTAGCCGCCGGAGCCGTGGTAGCGAGTACAGTCATGAATTCGGAAGCGTTTGTGACGAAGCATTGA
- a CDS encoding DUF1501 domain-containing protein, translated as MTNKLAQTLADTFNRRSFLTKASIGLGSLALGSLLPRNLFSTPGPESTLLVPHRAPKAKRIVYLCQSGGPSQLEMFDYKPYLEKMHGKDLPASVRKGQRLTSMSAQQSVLPLVSSPYKFAQYGKSGAWLSELMPYTGKVADELCFIKSMYTEQINHDPALTFFQTGNQLAGRPSIGSWISYGLGSANENLPSFIVLVSNDAPKDQPLYARLWGNGFLPSKHQGVQFRSGADPVLYLNNPNGFTTSDRRYMLDALKDLNQVQEGIYGDPEVANHIAQYEMAFRMQTSVPDVNDMSDEPDWVFDLYGPEARNPGTFAANCLMARRLLERDVKFVQLYHQGWDQHGDLPKGIARQCKATDQASAALVQDLKQRGLLDDTVVVWGGEFGRTNYSQGKLTKDNYGRDHHPRCFTIWMAGGGIKPGITYGETDEFGYNIAHNPVHVHDFQATLLHLMGIDHEKLVYEFQGRRFRLTDVEGKLVKGILA; from the coding sequence ATGACCAACAAACTAGCACAAACTCTGGCCGACACATTCAACCGGCGGTCGTTTCTGACCAAGGCTTCTATTGGCTTAGGCTCATTGGCCTTAGGTTCGTTGTTGCCGCGCAACCTATTCTCGACTCCGGGTCCAGAGTCAACGTTGCTGGTTCCGCATCGGGCACCGAAAGCCAAACGGATTGTGTATCTGTGCCAGAGTGGTGGGCCGTCGCAACTGGAGATGTTCGACTATAAGCCCTATCTGGAGAAAATGCACGGTAAAGACCTGCCCGCTTCGGTTCGGAAAGGACAGCGGCTAACGAGCATGAGTGCTCAGCAGTCGGTATTGCCGCTGGTGAGTTCGCCCTATAAATTTGCCCAGTACGGGAAAAGTGGGGCCTGGCTCAGCGAATTGATGCCCTACACAGGCAAGGTCGCGGATGAGTTGTGCTTCATTAAGTCGATGTACACCGAGCAGATTAACCATGACCCTGCGCTGACGTTTTTCCAAACGGGAAACCAGTTGGCCGGACGGCCCAGCATCGGTTCCTGGATCAGTTACGGGCTAGGCTCGGCCAACGAGAATCTGCCCTCCTTTATCGTACTGGTCTCGAATGATGCGCCTAAGGACCAGCCGCTCTACGCCCGGCTTTGGGGGAACGGCTTTCTGCCCTCCAAGCATCAGGGTGTGCAGTTTCGCTCGGGGGCCGATCCGGTATTGTACCTCAACAACCCGAACGGCTTCACCACCTCCGACCGACGCTATATGCTCGACGCCCTGAAAGATCTGAACCAGGTGCAGGAAGGAATTTACGGCGACCCCGAAGTGGCGAACCACATTGCCCAGTACGAAATGGCGTTTCGGATGCAAACGTCGGTGCCCGATGTCAACGATATGTCTGATGAACCTGATTGGGTATTTGACCTGTATGGCCCCGAAGCGCGTAATCCGGGAACCTTTGCCGCCAATTGCCTGATGGCCCGCCGATTACTGGAACGCGACGTCAAATTCGTGCAACTCTACCATCAGGGCTGGGACCAGCACGGCGATTTACCAAAAGGCATCGCCCGTCAATGTAAAGCTACCGACCAGGCATCGGCGGCCCTGGTACAGGACCTCAAACAACGGGGATTGCTGGACGATACGGTGGTCGTTTGGGGCGGAGAATTTGGCCGAACGAACTATTCGCAGGGGAAACTGACGAAAGACAATTACGGGCGCGACCATCACCCCCGCTGTTTCACGATCTGGATGGCCGGTGGCGGTATCAAACCCGGCATTACCTACGGCGAAACCGATGAGTTTGGGTATAATATCGCCCACAATCCGGTGCATGTACATGATTTCCAGGCAACATTGCTCCATCTGATGGGCATCGATCACGAGAAACTGGTTTACGAATTTCAGGGCCGACGCTTCCGATTGACGGATGTGGAAGGCAAGCTCGTGAAGGGAATTTTAGCGTAA
- a CDS encoding 6-bladed beta-propeller, which translates to MTQTRRTFLKNSTALAASTMAVNPVGYARNTDHEIIGHGDYRYRVNKEWGVLDPTKTHVFNCHEMVKDSKGRLIMINDEVKNNILVYDKSGKLLDSWGTRYPGGHGLTLAPEGGEDALFITDCGYFFGRDNKWHAQSGGVFKTTVDGSLIFSIGHPSTIGVYKPEQKFMPTEVAVAPNGDFYVADGYGSDYIIQYNHQGQYIRHFGGHDNKNPAHNLNNAHGVAVDLRQPNNPKLICTSREDNAFKFFTLDGNYLDTVQLPGAYVCRPVINGENIFAGVCWSKSRETGKRFDNSGFVTILDKNNRVISNPGGTQPEYKNGQLQQLFQDGNTFYHGHDVCLDEDHNLYVCQWNANRTYPVKLERV; encoded by the coding sequence ATGACTCAAACTCGCAGAACCTTCCTTAAAAACTCGACTGCTTTGGCCGCCAGCACGATGGCCGTGAATCCCGTTGGCTACGCTCGAAATACCGATCATGAAATTATCGGGCATGGTGATTATCGGTATCGGGTCAATAAAGAATGGGGTGTCCTGGACCCGACTAAAACGCACGTTTTCAACTGCCACGAAATGGTCAAGGACTCGAAAGGTCGATTGATCATGATTAATGATGAGGTCAAAAATAATATTCTGGTGTACGATAAATCGGGAAAGTTGCTCGATTCCTGGGGAACGCGTTATCCCGGTGGTCATGGCCTCACACTGGCACCGGAAGGTGGTGAAGATGCGCTATTCATTACCGATTGCGGGTATTTTTTCGGGCGGGATAACAAGTGGCACGCGCAGTCGGGAGGGGTTTTCAAAACCACTGTTGATGGAAGTCTGATCTTTAGCATTGGCCACCCGTCGACCATTGGCGTGTACAAACCGGAGCAGAAATTCATGCCTACGGAAGTCGCGGTAGCCCCCAACGGTGATTTTTACGTGGCGGATGGCTATGGCTCCGATTACATCATTCAGTACAATCACCAAGGGCAATATATCCGTCATTTTGGCGGCCATGACAATAAGAATCCCGCTCACAACCTCAACAACGCCCACGGTGTAGCGGTCGATTTACGGCAACCCAATAACCCAAAACTCATCTGCACCTCCCGGGAAGACAACGCCTTTAAATTCTTCACCCTCGACGGCAACTACCTCGACACCGTTCAACTACCCGGCGCTTACGTTTGCCGCCCTGTCATCAACGGGGAAAACATCTTCGCAGGGGTTTGCTGGTCAAAATCACGGGAAACGGGCAAGCGGTTCGACAATTCGGGTTTCGTGACCATTCTGGACAAGAACAATCGGGTAATATCGAATCCGGGCGGAACACAGCCCGAGTACAAGAATGGGCAGTTACAGCAACTGTTTCAGGACGGGAACACCTTCTACCACGGCCACGACGTCTGCCTTGACGAAGATCATAATCTGTACGTTTGCCAGTGGAACGCCAACCGTACGTATCCGGTGAAATTGGAACGGGTGTAG
- a CDS encoding transposase: MAEQRIDSSTDTLVLEKESLIKLYTSSNRLLTDSFRLISAHLQDKPEQSLLFLTNLPDSLSALEVSQIYRQRWQIEKFFRFIKQQMNFSHFLSRSFNGIKIMAYVMLIGAMLIGLYGRFNDRPGFKINKLLFVYELEADLVKTLIVACHGEPTLLDDALKKHFGQ; encoded by the coding sequence CTGGCTGAGCAGCGTATAGATAGCTCGACCGACACACTTGTCTTAGAGAAGGAGTCGTTGATCAAGCTCTATACGAGTTCGAATCGACTCCTTACGGACTCATTTCGCCTGATTAGTGCTCACCTACAAGACAAACCTGAGCAATCTTTGCTGTTTTTGACCAACCTGCCCGATTCGCTCAGCGCATTGGAGGTGAGTCAGATTTATCGACAGCGTTGGCAGATCGAGAAATTCTTTCGGTTCATCAAGCAGCAGATGAATTTTTCTCATTTTCTGTCCCGATCCTTTAACGGGATCAAAATCATGGCGTATGTGATGCTCATTGGCGCTATGTTGATTGGGTTATATGGTCGGTTTAATGATCGGCCTGGGTTCAAGATCAACAAATTGCTGTTTGTCTATGAACTCGAAGCTGATCTGGTCAAAACACTTATTGTAGCATGCCACGGGGAGCCAACCTTACTGGACGATGCCTTGAAAAAACATTTCGGACAATAA
- a CDS encoding DUF5703 domain-containing protein: MNYILWSLLLIFAGYLPGLAQPVIWTSQSKNSSESMPCGGGDIGLNVWVENGDVLFYLSRSGTFDENNAMLKLGRVRLKLSPNPFNGTDFKQELKLTEGGITISGGNTQVNLWVDVFRSVVHVALQSAKPVSITAAYESWRYEDHVVQGTEFRTNSYKAPQKFDVITRKDAIAFQGNDVLFYHRNRNDIESIFDYTVRLEGMDSVKGKLFNPLINNTFGGLMRGHGMKPVGIDTGTYAHAPFRAWMIATAKPVRSQEIEIGLNVAQTTTLDEWKAGLTRIMNEADRAKKTAQQTSRDWWLQFWNRSYISIDSKDTAVAAISRNYQLFRYQLGCNAYGKWPTKFNGGLFTFDPEYVDAKYAYSPDFRLWGGGTMTAQNQRLVYHPMLKSGDFDMLKSQFDFYLRNQTNAELRSQVYWQHNGACFTEQIENFGLPNITEYGTKRPDGYDPGMEYNAWLEYEWDTVFEFCLMMLETERYEGRDIAEYVPFIESCLTFYDEHYQQLAKKRGIRPFDAQGHYILYPSSACETYKMTYNSATVISALKVILGRMLELPDKYLDTKQREKWGTMLKRIPPLPFQDYDGHKTLAPAVAWARIQNSESPQLYPVYPWGIYGLEKPDLDIAINTWNYDTLVVKYRSHVGWRQHNIFAARLGLTEEAASLTKLKFKNSSHRFPTFWGPGFDWTPDHNWGGSAMIGLQEMLMQTDGKTIRLLPAWPKDWNVTFKLHAPYNTIVEGRVVNGKVEKLTVTPQERAKDVILPK, encoded by the coding sequence ATGAACTACATTCTCTGGAGCCTGTTGCTGATTTTCGCTGGTTATCTGCCTGGATTAGCGCAGCCCGTAATCTGGACGAGCCAAAGTAAAAACTCATCGGAGTCGATGCCGTGTGGAGGTGGTGATATCGGCTTGAACGTGTGGGTGGAGAATGGAGATGTTCTGTTCTATTTATCCAGAAGTGGCACATTCGATGAGAACAACGCCATGCTCAAACTCGGACGTGTGCGGCTGAAATTATCGCCCAACCCGTTTAATGGAACCGATTTTAAGCAGGAGCTAAAGCTGACCGAAGGGGGCATAACGATAAGCGGAGGCAATACACAAGTGAACCTCTGGGTCGATGTATTCCGGTCCGTGGTGCATGTGGCTCTACAGAGTGCCAAACCCGTTAGTATCACAGCCGCTTATGAATCCTGGCGATACGAAGACCACGTTGTGCAAGGCACCGAATTCAGAACAAACTCCTACAAAGCCCCGCAGAAATTCGATGTGATAACACGGAAGGATGCCATTGCTTTTCAGGGCAACGATGTCTTGTTTTATCATCGAAACCGGAACGACATCGAAAGTATTTTCGATTATACCGTGCGGCTGGAAGGCATGGACTCGGTGAAAGGAAAGTTGTTTAACCCGCTGATCAATAACACGTTTGGTGGGTTGATGCGGGGGCATGGTATGAAGCCCGTTGGAATAGATACGGGAACCTATGCACACGCGCCTTTCAGGGCCTGGATGATCGCTACCGCAAAACCAGTACGTTCGCAGGAGATAGAAATAGGTCTTAACGTTGCCCAAACTACGACGCTTGATGAGTGGAAGGCTGGGTTAACCAGGATCATGAACGAGGCTGACCGGGCGAAGAAAACAGCGCAGCAAACCAGCCGCGACTGGTGGCTGCAATTCTGGAATCGGAGCTATATTTCGATTGACAGCAAAGACACAGCAGTGGCTGCGATCTCCCGAAATTACCAACTGTTTCGCTATCAGTTGGGCTGCAATGCCTACGGAAAATGGCCGACTAAATTTAACGGTGGCCTGTTCACCTTCGACCCGGAATACGTCGATGCCAAATACGCGTACTCGCCCGATTTTCGACTTTGGGGCGGAGGCACCATGACGGCTCAGAATCAGCGGCTGGTCTACCATCCGATGCTGAAAAGCGGAGATTTCGACATGCTTAAATCTCAGTTCGATTTTTACCTGCGGAATCAGACCAACGCCGAGCTTCGGAGTCAGGTGTACTGGCAGCATAATGGGGCCTGCTTTACGGAACAAATTGAAAATTTTGGCTTGCCGAATATCACCGAATACGGCACGAAACGCCCCGACGGCTACGATCCCGGCATGGAATACAACGCCTGGCTTGAGTATGAATGGGACACCGTGTTCGAGTTTTGCCTGATGATGCTGGAAACCGAACGCTACGAGGGGCGCGACATTGCCGAGTACGTTCCATTCATTGAAAGTTGCCTGACGTTTTATGATGAGCATTACCAGCAACTGGCGAAAAAACGAGGAATCCGACCTTTCGATGCACAGGGACACTATATTCTGTACCCAAGTTCAGCCTGCGAGACGTATAAAATGACCTATAATTCGGCGACGGTGATTTCGGCCCTGAAGGTAATTCTGGGCCGAATGCTGGAACTGCCTGATAAGTACCTGGATACGAAACAGCGCGAAAAATGGGGAACGATGTTAAAACGGATTCCACCACTTCCGTTTCAGGACTATGATGGACATAAGACATTAGCACCCGCTGTAGCCTGGGCCCGAATCCAAAACTCCGAATCGCCACAACTGTATCCCGTCTATCCGTGGGGCATTTACGGCCTTGAGAAACCCGATTTAGACATAGCCATCAATACCTGGAACTACGATACACTGGTTGTTAAATACCGGAGTCACGTTGGCTGGCGGCAGCATAACATTTTTGCCGCTCGCCTGGGCCTTACAGAAGAAGCCGCCAGCCTAACCAAACTGAAATTCAAAAACTCATCGCACCGATTCCCGACGTTCTGGGGTCCCGGCTTCGACTGGACACCCGACCATAACTGGGGTGGTTCGGCCATGATCGGTTTGCAGGAAATGCTGATGCAAACCGATGGAAAAACCATCCGGCTGCTCCCCGCCTGGCCTAAGGACTGGAACGTAACATTCAAACTACACGCGCCTTACAACACCATTGTAGAAGGCCGTGTCGTGAATGGTAAGGTTGAGAAGTTGACCGTAACCCCGCAGGAACGAGCTAAGGATGTGATTTTGCCTAAGTAG
- a CDS encoding AraC family transcriptional regulator, with product MITAFFYTIPTFTVYRLLLSVFDIIKSLQLSLLHMGFIQLDSRWQYDNVISPFSRLYLITAGEGWVLHNGQKFILKPGYLYLIPSFTYSRYHCDQFLEQYYISFFDELQEGLSIYDLKSMAYEVEASPIDYALMERLLAQNPGRAITESDPKTYDNRPEVLPFNQPKSTQSMSAYVETHGILLQLFSRFLGAENDKDQQRAKGFHQLASVLQYIESHLHEKLTVEQLARKANLNADYFSRLFLSIVGIRPMDYLINKRLERAQRLMMTSSMALKSVAESVGIPSIYYFSRLFKRRFGSPPGQYRETAWHM from the coding sequence ATGATAACGGCTTTCTTTTACACGATTCCGACTTTCACTGTTTACCGACTCTTACTATCTGTGTTCGATATCATCAAAAGTTTGCAACTGAGCCTTCTGCATATGGGCTTTATCCAGTTGGATTCTCGCTGGCAGTACGACAACGTAATCAGCCCCTTCTCCCGGCTTTACCTGATTACGGCTGGCGAAGGTTGGGTTTTGCATAATGGCCAGAAGTTTATTCTGAAACCGGGCTATCTCTATCTTATTCCCAGCTTTACCTATAGCCGCTATCACTGCGACCAGTTTCTGGAACAGTATTACATTAGTTTCTTCGATGAATTACAGGAAGGTTTGTCGATTTACGACCTAAAATCAATGGCCTATGAGGTCGAAGCCAGTCCTATTGACTACGCACTGATGGAACGGCTTTTAGCCCAGAATCCCGGCCGAGCGATTACCGAATCGGACCCTAAGACCTATGATAATCGACCGGAAGTGTTGCCCTTTAATCAGCCGAAATCAACTCAGTCGATGAGTGCGTATGTTGAAACGCATGGTATCCTGCTCCAACTATTTTCCCGCTTTTTAGGCGCAGAGAACGATAAAGACCAACAGCGGGCCAAGGGGTTTCATCAACTAGCATCTGTCTTGCAATACATCGAAAGTCATCTCCACGAAAAATTAACCGTGGAGCAACTAGCCCGAAAGGCGAACTTGAATGCTGATTATTTCTCTCGCTTATTTCTGAGCATTGTGGGCATCCGCCCAATGGATTATCTGATCAACAAACGATTAGAGCGGGCACAACGCCTGATGATGACTTCCTCGATGGCCCTGAAAAGCGTTGCCGAATCGGTTGGCATTCCGAGTATCTATTACTTCTCCCGGCTGTTTAAACGTCGATTTGGTAGTCCACCCGGTCAGTATCGCGAAACGGCCTGGCATATGTAG